CGAGATCGCGAGCAGATAGTGGTTGTGCGTCGCGATCAGGTTGGCGACGGCGGCGTGCTCCTCCATGCCGGGGTAGAAGCGCCCGAGGGCGGTGTTGAAGAAGGTCAGGTAGGTGGGCGCGTTGTCGAGGAACGAGGAGAGCGTCCCGGTGATCCAGTAGTAGTGCCACGGATCGCGGCAGGTCCGGATGAGGCCGGCGAGCGCCCCCGCCTCGCCCGCCTTGAGGATCTCGAGCGCCGGCACGATCGTCATGAAGATGCCGGCGAACAGGTAGGCCACCTCGCGGATCGGGCCCCAGGTGAAATCGTTCTCGCGGCGCAGCTCCTTGCTCGTGGTCAGCAGCGAGATCAGCCCGCAGAGCACGATGATGACGTCACGGGCCAGATCCTGGAAGGCGAGGTCGACGCCGAGAATGTGCACGCTGCCGGCGTGCCACAGCCCGCTCATGAGCACCGCCCCGACGATTCCGCCGAGGAGGATGAAATTCCGCGCGCCGGCGATCTCGAGAGGCCGTTTCGGACCCTCTGCCGGGTGCGGGCCGTCCTGACGAAGTTCCCGCTGAACCAGCATCCTGTCGAGCACGTAGAAGAAGGCCAGCAGGATGCCGGCCACCATCAGCAACGGTCCCGGCATGTGAAGCAGCGTCCAGAAGAAGGGAACGGAGTGCAGGAACCCGAGGAACAGGGGCGGGTCGCCCAGGGGAGTGAGCGAGCCGCCGATGTTCGCCACCAGGAAGATGAAGAAGACCACGATGTGGGTCCGCGATCGCCGGTGGGCGTTCGCGCGGAGGATCGGCCGGATGAGGAGCATCGCCGCCCCCGTGGTGCCGACCAGCGAAGCGAGCACCGTCCCGATGGCAAGGAGGACCGTGTTGACCGCCGGGGTTCCCCGGGGGGTGCCCCGCACCACGATGCCCCCGGCGACGGTGAACAGACCCCACAAGAGGATGATGAACGGCACGTAATCGACGAGGTAGATGTGCACGATCGCGTGCACCGCCTCCATCCGGTAGCTCAGGAGGAACGGCACCGCCAGAAGGAGGGCCCACATGGCCGCCACCTTCGGGTAGTGGTCGTGCCAGAAGCGGGTCGCGGCGACCGGAAGCACGGCGATCGACAGGAGGATTCCCGCGAACGGTATGACCGACCAGAGAGGAAGCCTCGATCCCAGGTGCGTGGCGGCCTCGGCGGCCGCCGCGCCCTCGCCGGCCAAGGCGGGCGCCCCGCCACAGAGCAGGAGCGCGGCGAGCGGGCCCAGGATCGTGGA
This genomic interval from Acidobacteriota bacterium contains the following:
- a CDS encoding sodium:proton antiporter, which gives rise to MPARRPSTILGPLAALLLCGGAPALAGEGAAAAEAATHLGSRLPLWSVIPFAGILLSIAVLPVAATRFWHDHYPKVAAMWALLLAVPFLLSYRMEAVHAIVHIYLVDYVPFIILLWGLFTVAGGIVVRGTPRGTPAVNTVLLAIGTVLASLVGTTGAAMLLIRPILRANAHRRSRTHIVVFFIFLVANIGGSLTPLGDPPLFLGFLHSVPFFWTLLHMPGPLLMVAGILLAFFYVLDRMLVQRELRQDGPHPAEGPKRPLEIAGARNFILLGGIVGAVLMSGLWHAGSVHILGVDLAFQDLARDVIIVLCGLISLLTTSKELRRENDFTWGPIREVAYLFAGIFMTIVPALEILKAGEAGALAGLIRTCRDPWHYYWITGTLSSFLDNAPTYLTFFNTALGRFYPGMEEHAAVANLIATHNHYLLAIS